A single Brassica rapa cultivar Chiifu-401-42 chromosome A04, CAAS_Brap_v3.01, whole genome shotgun sequence DNA region contains:
- the LOC103864832 gene encoding aspartic proteinase CDR1-like: MIKKLHCLSKPKNYYSITMSFATRMMTIILSLQIITAFLFITATASSPPSGFTMDLIHRRTNSSSSRRSNVDGQLRSSPYADVFFETSEYLMKLKIGTPPVEIDAVLDTGSEIIWTQCLPCLNCYNQRNIIFDPSKSSTYKARTCNTRNPSCNYNLVYGDQSYTIGSLATETVTIQSTSGHSYVMPKTVIGCSHNSSGFVTTASGIVGLSWMSLSLISQMGKDMLGAFSYCFSPEGTSKISFGSNAIVSGDGTVSTPMFTKTEKPGFYYLNLDAVSVGEARVETLGTPFQAVDGNMLIDSGTTFTYLPASYCSLVRESVEKVVTAELFTTSDGTHCYKTKTMDIFPVITMHFSAGADLVLDRNNTYMANGETICLMIMCSPMTPVAEAAVFGNRAQNNFLVGYDRSSLQFSFKPTDCGVTEDKKPRDSTSAASFSQFNIKFVLFIVVLSLIRL, from the coding sequence ATGATCAAGAAGTTGCATTGTCTCTCAAAACCTAAAAACTATTACTCGATCACCATGTCTTTCGCAACCAGAATGATGACCATTATACTCTCTCTTCAAATCATTACAGCTTTTCTCTTTATTACCGCCACAGCCTCATCACCTCCCAGCGGCTTCACCATGGACCTAATCCACCGTCGCACTAATTCATCTTCTTCTCGACGCTCTAATGTTGATGGTCAACTCCGATCATCTCCTTACGCCGACGTCTTCTTTGAAACGTCCGAGTATCTTATGAAACTCAAAATCGGTACACCTCCTGTCGAGATCGACGCAGTCTTAGACACAGGAAGCGAGATCATATGGACACAATGTCTGCCTTGTCTTAACTGCTACAACCAACGCAATATAATATTCGACCCTTCGAAATCCTCGACCTACAAAGCGAGAACATGCAATACCCGTAACCCTTCTTGTAACTATAATTTGGTCTACGGAGACCAAAGCTACACCATAGGAAGCTTAGCAACCGAGACCGTCACCATCCAATCCACTTCTGGCCACTCCTATGTAATGCCTAAAACCGTTATTGGATGTTCGCACAACAGCTCAGGGTTTGTAACAACCGCTTCGGGCATTGTTGGTCTAAGTTGGATGTCTTTATCTCTCATCTCTCAGATGGGTAAAGACATGCTCGGTGCCTTTTCTTACTGCTTTTCGCCTGAGGGAACTAGTAAGATCAGCTTTGGAAGTAATGCTATTGTGTCGGGAGATGGGACTGTATCAACACCTATGTTTACGAAGACGGAGAAACCTGGTTTCTATTACCTAAACCTAGACGCCGTCAGCGTTGGGGAGGCTCGCGTTGAAACATTGGGGACTCCGTTTCAAGCCGTAGACGGGAACATGTTGATAGACTCTGGAACCACCTTCACCTACTTGCCCGCTAGCTACTGCAGCCTAGTGAGGGAGTCGGTGGAAAAGGTTGTGACTGCGGAACTATTTACTACCTCCGACGGCACGCATTGCTACAAAACGAAGACGATGGATATCTTCCCAGTGATCACAATGCATTTCTCTGCGGGTGCAGATCTTGTTTTGGATAGAAACAATACTTATATGGCTAACGGAGAAACCATTTGTCTGATGATTATGTGTAGTCCAATGACACCAGTTGCTGAAGCGGCCGTTTTTGGTAACAGAGCACAGAACAACTTCTTGGTTGGTTATGATCGTTCTTCATTACAGTTTTCGTTTAAACCCACCGATTGTGGAGTTACAGAAGACAAAAAACCAAGAGACTCAACTTCTGCAGCATCGTTTTCACAGTTTAACATtaagtttgttttatttatagttGTCCTTTCACTAATAAGACTATAG